From one Actinopolyspora saharensis genomic stretch:
- a CDS encoding glycerate kinase, which yields MTGHVLVAPDKFKGSLTAPEVAEAVASGVRGRVPDVEVRCVPVADGGDGTVRAALATGMFEGLRVRVTGPTGRRVRAEAAVNADTAVVELAAASGLELLTPGEFDPLAASSFGTGELIRVALDRGVRTIVLGVGGSACTDGGAGMLAALGARFRDAAGEPLPRGGGSLGRLAEVDLSELDSRLSEVDLILASDVDNPLCGDGGAARVYGPQKGAGPEEVRALDAALERFAAVVDRATGRSLAEAAGAGAAGGVGYGAMAVLSAVSRPGSDVVLELAGFDRHLDGADLVVTGEGALDEQTLRGKVPAAVASRAVEGGVPAVAVTGRCSLSARELGEGGFSAVYALSHVQPDARRSLREASGLLRVLGEHLAEDWL from the coding sequence GTGACTGGTCATGTTCTCGTCGCGCCGGACAAGTTCAAGGGCTCGCTCACGGCCCCCGAGGTGGCCGAGGCGGTCGCTTCCGGGGTGCGCGGCAGGGTCCCGGACGTGGAGGTGCGGTGCGTGCCCGTCGCCGACGGCGGGGACGGCACGGTGCGGGCCGCGCTGGCCACCGGGATGTTCGAGGGACTGCGGGTCCGGGTGACCGGGCCGACCGGAAGGCGCGTCCGCGCCGAGGCCGCGGTGAACGCGGACACCGCCGTGGTGGAACTGGCGGCCGCCTCCGGGCTCGAGCTGCTCACACCGGGGGAGTTCGACCCGCTGGCCGCTTCGAGCTTCGGCACCGGGGAGCTGATCAGGGTGGCGCTGGACCGCGGGGTGCGCACGATCGTGCTCGGGGTGGGCGGCAGCGCTTGCACCGACGGGGGAGCGGGCATGCTCGCCGCGCTGGGGGCGCGTTTCCGCGATGCGGCGGGGGAGCCGCTGCCCAGGGGTGGGGGCTCGCTCGGCCGATTGGCCGAAGTGGACCTGAGCGAGCTGGATTCCCGCCTGTCCGAGGTGGACCTGATACTGGCTTCCGATGTGGACAACCCGTTGTGCGGCGACGGTGGGGCGGCGCGGGTCTACGGTCCGCAGAAGGGGGCCGGTCCGGAGGAGGTGCGTGCGCTCGACGCGGCGCTGGAACGCTTCGCTGCCGTGGTCGACCGCGCCACCGGGCGCTCGCTCGCGGAGGCTGCCGGTGCGGGAGCTGCGGGCGGCGTCGGGTACGGGGCGATGGCGGTGCTGTCGGCGGTTTCCCGGCCCGGCAGCGACGTGGTGCTGGAGCTGGCGGGATTCGACCGGCACCTCGACGGGGCCGACCTGGTGGTCACCGGCGAGGGGGCGTTGGACGAGCAGACGCTGCGCGGCAAGGTGCCCGCTGCGGTGGCCTCCCGCGCGGTGGAGGGCGGGGTGCCGGCCGTGGCGGTGACCGGCAGGTGCTCGCTGTCGGCGCGCGAGCTGGGCGAGGGCGGGTTCTCGGCGGTGTACGCGCTCTCCCACGTGCAGCCGGACGCGCGGCGCTCGCTGCGCGAGGCCTCCGGGCTGTTGCGCGTCCTGGGCGAGCACCTGGCCGAGGACTGGCTCTAG
- the allB gene encoding allantoinase AllB translates to MVESANPSAPEFDVVFRARRLIGPNGEGSGSVGVRDGRIAAVEALDTPMRGDRTVELAEDEVLLPGMVDSHVHVNDPGRSEWEGFPTATRAAASGGITTIVDMPLNCLPPTIDSGALETKRGVASGNVHVDVGFWGGAVHGNLDELRGLHESGVYGFKCFLLHSGVDEFPPLDPSELEQALRTVAELDALMIVHAEDSTAIEHAPSAHGENYRDFLASRPRGAENTAIAQVLEAARRTGARVHILHLSSSDALPMIASARADGVRVTVETCPHYLSFIAEEVPDGATQFKCCPPVREAGNRELLWRGLAEGTIDCVVSDHSPCTPELKRLDSGDFGVAWGGVSSLQLGLSAVWTHARTRGFGLAEVVSWMSAGPARVAGLRNKGAIAVGADADLCVFAPDSAYVVDADQLHHRNAVTAYHGRALAGVVRSTWLRGTPIAGPEAGGTPTGKLLNRGEA, encoded by the coding sequence GTGGTCGAATCCGCCAACCCCTCCGCTCCGGAATTCGATGTCGTGTTCCGCGCGCGGAGGCTGATCGGCCCTAACGGGGAGGGCTCCGGCAGCGTGGGGGTCCGGGACGGTCGCATAGCGGCCGTGGAGGCCCTCGACACCCCCATGCGGGGCGACCGCACGGTCGAGCTCGCCGAGGACGAAGTGCTGCTGCCGGGCATGGTCGACAGCCACGTGCACGTCAACGACCCCGGACGCTCCGAGTGGGAGGGCTTTCCCACCGCGACCCGCGCCGCGGCCTCGGGCGGCATCACCACGATCGTGGACATGCCGCTGAACTGCCTGCCGCCCACGATCGACTCCGGGGCCCTGGAGACCAAGCGCGGCGTCGCGAGCGGCAACGTGCACGTCGACGTCGGGTTCTGGGGCGGAGCCGTGCACGGCAACCTCGACGAGCTGCGCGGGCTGCACGAGAGCGGCGTCTACGGCTTCAAGTGCTTCCTGCTGCACTCGGGAGTGGACGAGTTCCCGCCGCTGGACCCGAGCGAGCTGGAGCAGGCCCTGCGCACGGTGGCCGAGCTGGACGCGCTGATGATCGTGCACGCCGAGGACTCGACAGCGATCGAGCACGCTCCGAGCGCGCACGGCGAGAACTACCGCGACTTCCTGGCCTCGCGCCCGCGCGGGGCGGAGAACACGGCGATCGCGCAGGTGCTGGAGGCGGCGAGGCGGACGGGGGCCAGGGTGCACATCCTGCACCTGTCCTCCTCGGACGCGTTGCCGATGATCGCCTCGGCGCGGGCCGACGGGGTGCGGGTGACGGTGGAGACCTGCCCGCACTACCTCTCCTTCATCGCCGAGGAGGTCCCGGACGGGGCCACCCAGTTCAAGTGCTGCCCGCCGGTGCGGGAGGCGGGCAACCGCGAGCTGCTCTGGCGCGGACTGGCCGAGGGGACGATCGACTGCGTGGTCAGCGACCACTCGCCGTGCACCCCGGAGCTCAAGCGGCTCGACAGCGGGGACTTCGGCGTCGCCTGGGGCGGCGTCTCCAGCCTGCAGCTGGGGCTCTCGGCGGTCTGGACCCACGCCCGGACGCGCGGCTTCGGGCTGGCCGAGGTCGTCTCCTGGATGTCGGCGGGTCCCGCCCGGGTGGCCGGGCTGCGGAACAAGGGGGCCATCGCCGTCGGAGCGGACGCGGACCTGTGCGTGTTCGCACCGGACTCCGCCTACGTGGTCGACGCCGACCAGCTGCACCACCGCAACGCGGTCACCGCCTACCACGGTCGCGCGCTGGCCGGTGTGGTGCGCTCCACCTGGTTGCGCGGCACACCGATCGCGGGCCCGGAAGCCGGGGGAACCCCGACGGGCAAGTTGCTCAACCGAGGAGAAGCATGA
- the alc gene encoding allantoicase, translating into MTQHQDSAAADDSYRSALPDLASRAFGGSVGHANDELFAERENLVKPEEPVFQPYSFGHKGQIYDGWETRRRREPGFDHAVVRLGLPGLIRRLVVDTSFFKGNYPPKVSVQARAAEDHPDPAGFDEAGWEEILPPTPVEGHTRNVFDVDPEHRYTHVRLCMHPDGGVARLRVHGEPVADPRWTSDRFDLAALENGGTVTGCSNMFFSSPANLLAPGLARVMGEGWETSRRRDDGNDWVAVRLAAVGTVDRAELDTSHFKGNSPGWAALSGCDARVSDPDDPGSWTELLPRTRLQPDTRHRFRLPVRSEVTHVRLDVFPDGGMARLRLYGRAAESGMRELAARWFDRLPPEHARAVLTAEGGLDGTAVEELLARRPFAAGEGLPRELWELLEV; encoded by the coding sequence ATGACTCAGCACCAGGACTCCGCCGCGGCCGACGACTCGTACCGCTCGGCACTGCCCGATCTGGCCTCGCGAGCCTTCGGCGGATCGGTGGGACACGCCAACGACGAGCTGTTCGCCGAGCGGGAGAACCTCGTCAAGCCGGAGGAGCCCGTCTTCCAGCCCTACAGCTTCGGGCACAAGGGGCAGATCTACGACGGCTGGGAGACCCGCAGGCGCAGGGAGCCCGGATTCGACCACGCGGTCGTCCGGTTGGGGCTGCCCGGGCTGATCCGCAGGCTCGTGGTGGACACCTCGTTCTTCAAGGGCAACTACCCGCCGAAGGTCTCGGTGCAGGCGCGGGCAGCCGAGGACCACCCCGATCCGGCCGGGTTCGACGAGGCGGGTTGGGAGGAGATCCTGCCGCCCACGCCGGTCGAGGGGCACACCAGGAACGTCTTCGACGTCGACCCCGAGCACCGCTACACCCACGTGCGGTTGTGCATGCACCCGGACGGCGGCGTGGCGCGACTGCGGGTGCACGGCGAACCGGTCGCCGATCCGCGGTGGACCTCGGACCGGTTCGACCTGGCCGCGTTGGAGAACGGCGGCACGGTCACCGGGTGCAGCAACATGTTCTTCTCCTCCCCGGCGAACCTGCTGGCCCCGGGGCTCGCCCGGGTGATGGGCGAGGGATGGGAGACCTCGCGCCGCAGGGACGACGGCAACGACTGGGTCGCTGTGCGGCTCGCCGCGGTCGGAACCGTCGACCGGGCGGAGCTGGACACCAGTCACTTCAAGGGAAACTCTCCGGGGTGGGCCGCGCTGTCCGGGTGCGACGCGCGCGTGTCCGATCCGGACGATCCCGGCTCGTGGACCGAGCTGCTGCCGCGGACCCGGTTGCAGCCGGACACCCGGCACCGGTTCAGGCTTCCGGTGCGCAGCGAGGTGACCCACGTGCGGCTGGACGTCTTCCCCGACGGCGGCATGGCCCGTTTGCGGTTGTACGGGCGGGCCGCCGAGAGCGGGATGCGCGAGCTGGCGGCACGTTGGTTCGACCGGCTGCCTCCGGAGCACGCGCGGGCGGTGCTCACCGCCGAGGGCGGACTCGACGGGACCGCCGTCGAGGAGCTGCTCGCGCGCAGGCCGTTCGCGGCCGGTGAAGGGCTCCCGCGCGAGCTGTGGGAGCTGCTGGAGGTCTGA
- a CDS encoding iron-siderophore ABC transporter substrate-binding protein: MHGRARRVGALLGAALLGLVLVGCGPSGAGSDDAAEGSGPFPLTVSTKFGEVRIPERPERVVALGWSDAATALELGVQPVGASDWLDFGGNGVGPWSSDEYTESPELVGTNEINYEAVAALEPDLILNTRSAGSAKTHSTLSGIAPTVGPPKDTAAYGTGWREQLRMVATAVGEKQRGEQLLAETEQAFERAVSEHPALEGKTVGVGAHYGNGYGAYLGEDSRVRFMRELGMRNKPEIAELGSGSFYVDISQERLDVLSADLTVVFAVNGDSSQLRADPLLQRTGAARSGNLVVIDDPRLVKAFSSGSVPGMRYALREVVPTFAEHVAAG; this comes from the coding sequence ATGCACGGACGCGCACGGAGGGTCGGCGCGCTGCTCGGCGCCGCGCTGTTGGGGCTGGTGCTGGTCGGCTGCGGTCCTTCGGGGGCGGGCTCCGACGACGCGGCGGAGGGGTCGGGTCCGTTCCCGCTCACCGTCTCCACCAAGTTCGGCGAGGTGCGCATACCCGAACGGCCGGAGCGCGTCGTGGCGCTCGGCTGGTCGGACGCGGCGACCGCGCTGGAACTCGGGGTGCAGCCGGTCGGGGCCAGCGACTGGTTGGACTTCGGGGGCAACGGCGTGGGGCCCTGGTCGTCGGACGAGTACACCGAGTCGCCGGAGCTGGTCGGCACGAACGAGATCAACTACGAGGCAGTTGCCGCTCTCGAACCGGACCTGATCCTGAACACGCGTTCGGCCGGTTCCGCGAAGACGCACAGCACGCTGTCCGGGATCGCTCCCACCGTCGGTCCCCCGAAGGACACCGCCGCGTACGGAACCGGCTGGCGGGAGCAGCTGCGGATGGTGGCCACCGCCGTCGGCGAGAAGCAGCGCGGGGAGCAGTTGCTGGCCGAGACGGAGCAGGCGTTCGAGCGAGCGGTCTCCGAGCACCCGGCGCTGGAGGGCAAGACCGTTGGCGTGGGGGCCCACTACGGGAACGGCTACGGCGCCTACCTCGGCGAGGACTCGCGGGTGCGCTTCATGCGCGAGCTGGGGATGCGGAACAAGCCGGAGATAGCCGAGCTCGGTTCGGGCAGCTTCTACGTGGACATCTCGCAGGAGCGGTTGGACGTGCTCAGCGCCGATCTCACCGTCGTTTTCGCCGTGAACGGGGATTCGAGCCAGTTGCGCGCGGACCCGCTGCTGCAGCGGACCGGGGCCGCTCGGTCCGGCAACCTCGTGGTGATCGACGACCCGCGGCTGGTCAAGGCCTTCTCCAGCGGTTCGGTCCCCGGGATGCGTTACGCGTTGCGCGAGGTCGTGCCGACCTTCGCCGAGCACGTGGCCGCGGGGTAG
- a CDS encoding glycoside hydrolase family 2 TIM barrel-domain containing protein: MDRTRRLRPSGWLVPAAAVAIILPLLPAAAQAEQPPNGPVDPKTVESYLEDPTMVGENQQPHHAYLRPYDNAQQALRSAREDTAAKEDRPTQWTKSLDGEWRFQYAKHYRELGDNWQTGSSTSDWGNISVPGVWQQQGHGNPIYRNVPSEVSPYDPPKVPDDVNPTGAYVREFQVPENWDGRRQLLRFEGSTSGTFVWVNGEYVGYDQGGYSPAEYDVTEHLEPGKNTIAVRVHRWGSGSYLENMDFWHLSGIFRSVKMYSVPRTHMSDATVHTELDDSYTDANFRVGVELSRVTGGTSGEHRVRASLHGPDGQRVARFGKSTGIDGDSAEVELQRKIESPELWSDENPALYTVVLELLGPDGNVLQTTQQPVGFREVTTKNEQILLNGEPVYMRGVNRHEHDPRTGRTVSRESQRRDVELMRRNNINAVRTSHYPNDPYWYRLADRNGLLLADEVGIETHYREDCSAEPERDCLADRPEWQAAFADRFAAMVQRDKNHPSVVFWDTGNEAGLGEAHYKMADYADSHDPSRLLYHQANGHHGDAPFADVMGPRYPSPGALKDYARTTDKPVVMGEWLHAMGNSLGNYEDMWKTIRREPALQGGFVWDWVDQGLSRPLRKLPDSSGNDIPVHVNGNPSLVEGVDGKGLKLSGLDDWAQAYRDPKLDISGDAVSLDINVKPLSWEGSNTFLAKGDKQWALQMSDREHVEFFVYGEGDWHTAKVKVPEDWWGNWHRITGTYDGNKVRLFLDGERVASEAYDGGIAENTMYTVAVGRNQEKHNDSFAGRTAHAVVDNARVYDRALPPGQIVAGKDPAEDAVLALNFDEQRRQGRYQTYGSSQFVVNGLVNADRTPQPELKQLAYSHAPVRFEKVEGASDAADGRFVVRNFNHTLDTSAYELSWKLTEHGKKVAEGPVDVTVPPGESREVDLDLPEAGEKQRHLELRARLAESSRSIPQGHAVSTEQFDAGGSVTPAAPGSNAAASGTEELSVERSADELDVRGADFAYSFDRSTGSLSSMNAEGQRRILQGPKLDVFRAPLGNEWSDWSGVNPEAKFRSVGLDRLETEVRSLEVDRSSSDGVRVVVNTRSSAPDVEGNGFDSRWTYRIDGSGGVKLEHRVEAYGEQMRSLPWLPRVGMSMRVPKSFGEMTWYGRGPGESYPDRKDAQHMGTWSGSVEEQWFDFLPPQDNGVKTDTEWVELSGSSGGISVEGDSLAVSADRHSNAQRTDFAHQLRTDPFVTLHVSADVTGLGDTPNSVMDKYKVRADRPHTYSVTLRPTR; encoded by the coding sequence ATGGACAGGACGCGTCGATTACGTCCTTCCGGTTGGCTGGTCCCCGCCGCGGCAGTGGCGATAATCCTTCCGCTGCTGCCAGCCGCGGCTCAGGCGGAGCAGCCACCGAACGGACCCGTCGACCCGAAGACGGTCGAGTCCTACTTGGAGGACCCGACCATGGTCGGGGAGAACCAGCAGCCGCATCACGCCTATCTGCGGCCGTACGACAACGCGCAGCAGGCACTGCGCAGCGCCAGGGAGGACACCGCTGCTAAGGAGGACCGCCCGACGCAGTGGACGAAGTCCCTGGACGGCGAGTGGCGGTTCCAGTACGCGAAGCACTACCGCGAGCTGGGAGACAACTGGCAGACGGGAAGCTCCACGAGCGACTGGGGCAACATCTCGGTGCCCGGCGTGTGGCAGCAACAGGGGCACGGAAACCCCATATACCGCAACGTGCCCTCGGAGGTCTCACCCTACGATCCTCCGAAGGTCCCCGACGACGTCAACCCGACCGGCGCCTACGTGCGCGAGTTCCAGGTACCCGAGAACTGGGACGGCAGACGACAGCTCCTGCGCTTCGAAGGATCCACCAGCGGGACCTTCGTGTGGGTGAACGGGGAGTACGTCGGCTACGACCAGGGTGGCTACAGCCCGGCCGAGTACGACGTGACCGAGCACCTCGAGCCGGGCAAGAACACCATCGCCGTGCGGGTGCACCGGTGGGGCTCCGGAAGCTACCTGGAGAACATGGACTTCTGGCACCTGTCCGGGATTTTCCGCAGCGTCAAGATGTACAGCGTGCCGCGCACGCACATGTCCGACGCCACCGTCCACACCGAACTGGATGACTCCTACACCGACGCGAACTTCCGGGTCGGGGTGGAGCTCAGCCGCGTCACCGGCGGCACCAGCGGTGAGCACCGGGTGCGCGCGAGCCTGCACGGTCCCGACGGCCAGCGGGTGGCCCGCTTCGGGAAGAGCACCGGGATCGACGGTGACTCGGCCGAAGTCGAGCTGCAGCGCAAGATCGAGTCGCCGGAGCTGTGGAGCGACGAGAACCCCGCGCTCTACACGGTGGTGCTGGAACTGCTCGGCCCCGACGGGAACGTGCTGCAGACCACCCAGCAGCCGGTCGGTTTCCGCGAGGTCACCACGAAGAACGAGCAGATCCTGCTCAACGGCGAACCCGTCTACATGCGCGGGGTCAACCGCCACGAGCACGACCCCAGGACGGGACGGACGGTCAGCCGCGAGAGCCAGCGGCGGGACGTCGAGCTCATGCGGCGCAACAACATCAACGCCGTCCGGACCTCGCACTACCCGAACGATCCGTACTGGTACCGGCTCGCGGACCGCAACGGCCTGCTGCTGGCCGACGAGGTCGGCATAGAGACCCACTACAGGGAGGACTGCTCGGCAGAACCGGAACGGGACTGCCTGGCGGACCGTCCGGAGTGGCAGGCGGCCTTCGCCGACCGCTTCGCCGCGATGGTGCAGCGCGACAAGAACCACCCCAGCGTGGTCTTCTGGGACACCGGCAACGAGGCCGGTCTGGGTGAGGCCCATTACAAGATGGCCGACTACGCCGATTCCCACGATCCGAGCAGGTTGCTGTACCACCAGGCCAACGGCCACCACGGCGACGCCCCCTTCGCGGACGTGATGGGGCCGCGCTACCCCTCGCCCGGGGCGTTGAAGGACTACGCCCGCACCACGGACAAGCCGGTGGTGATGGGCGAGTGGCTGCACGCCATGGGCAACAGCCTCGGCAACTACGAGGACATGTGGAAGACCATCAGGCGAGAACCCGCGCTGCAGGGCGGATTCGTCTGGGACTGGGTCGATCAGGGGCTGTCCAGACCCCTGCGCAAGTTGCCCGACTCCTCCGGCAACGACATCCCGGTGCACGTCAACGGAAACCCCTCCCTGGTGGAGGGAGTGGACGGCAAAGGGCTGAAGCTGTCCGGGCTGGACGACTGGGCCCAGGCCTACCGCGATCCGAAGCTGGACATATCCGGCGACGCGGTGTCGCTGGACATCAACGTCAAACCGCTCTCCTGGGAGGGGTCGAACACCTTCCTCGCCAAGGGGGACAAGCAGTGGGCGCTGCAGATGTCCGATCGCGAGCACGTGGAGTTCTTCGTCTACGGCGAGGGGGACTGGCACACCGCCAAGGTGAAGGTCCCCGAGGACTGGTGGGGCAACTGGCACCGGATCACCGGAACCTACGACGGGAACAAGGTTCGGCTGTTCCTCGACGGTGAGCGGGTGGCCTCCGAGGCCTACGACGGCGGCATCGCCGAGAACACGATGTACACGGTGGCCGTCGGCCGCAACCAGGAGAAGCACAACGACAGCTTCGCCGGTCGCACCGCGCACGCCGTGGTGGACAACGCCCGCGTCTACGACCGGGCGCTGCCGCCGGGGCAGATCGTGGCGGGCAAGGACCCGGCCGAGGACGCCGTGCTGGCGCTGAACTTCGACGAGCAGCGCCGCCAGGGGCGGTACCAGACGTACGGTTCCTCGCAGTTCGTGGTCAACGGTCTGGTCAACGCCGATCGCACGCCTCAGCCCGAGCTGAAGCAGCTGGCCTACAGCCACGCCCCGGTGCGGTTCGAGAAGGTGGAGGGAGCCTCCGACGCGGCCGACGGGAGGTTCGTGGTGCGCAACTTCAACCACACCCTCGACACCTCGGCCTACGAGCTGAGCTGGAAGCTCACCGAGCACGGCAAGAAGGTGGCCGAGGGGCCCGTCGACGTGACCGTGCCCCCGGGCGAGAGCCGCGAGGTCGACCTCGACCTGCCGGAAGCGGGCGAGAAGCAACGTCATCTCGAACTGCGGGCCCGGCTCGCCGAGTCGTCCCGCAGCATCCCGCAGGGTCACGCGGTCTCCACGGAGCAGTTCGACGCGGGTGGCAGCGTCACGCCGGCCGCGCCGGGAAGCAACGCAGCGGCCTCCGGTACCGAGGAGCTGTCCGTGGAGCGCTCCGCTGACGAGCTCGACGTGCGGGGAGCGGACTTCGCGTACTCCTTCGACCGCTCCACCGGCTCGCTGAGCTCGATGAACGCGGAGGGTCAGCGACGGATCCTGCAGGGGCCGAAGCTGGACGTCTTCCGCGCTCCGCTCGGCAACGAGTGGAGCGACTGGAGCGGGGTTAACCCCGAGGCGAAGTTCCGCTCGGTCGGTCTCGACCGGCTGGAGACCGAGGTGCGTTCCCTCGAGGTGGACCGGTCCTCGTCCGACGGGGTGCGGGTCGTGGTCAACACGCGGTCCTCGGCCCCGGACGTGGAGGGCAACGGCTTCGACAGCCGCTGGACCTACCGGATCGACGGTTCCGGCGGGGTGAAGCTCGAGCACCGGGTCGAGGCCTACGGGGAGCAGATGCGTTCGCTGCCCTGGCTGCCCAGGGTCGGCATGTCGATGCGCGTTCCGAAGTCCTTCGGGGAGATGACCTGGTACGGGCGCGGTCCCGGCGAGTCGTACCCCGATCGCAAGGACGCGCAGCACATGGGCACCTGGTCGGGCAGCGTGGAGGAGCAGTGGTTCGACTTCCTGCCCCCGCAGGACAACGGTGTGAAGACGGACACCGAATGGGTCGAGCTGTCCGGGAGCAGCGGTGGGATCTCCGTCGAGGGCGACTCCCTGGCTGTCTCCGCCGACCGGCACTCCAACGCCCAGCGCACGGATTTCGCGCACCAGCTGCGCACCGATCCGTTCGTCACCCTGCACGTCTCCGCCGACGTCACCGGGCTCGGTGACACGCCGAACTCGGTGATGGACAAGTACAAGGTGCGGGCCGACCGTCCGCACACCTACTCGGTGACGCTGCGGCCCACCCGGTAA
- the tsaB gene encoding tRNA (adenosine(37)-N6)-threonylcarbamoyltransferase complex dimerization subunit type 1 TsaB, which yields MLVIALDTSTPAVTAGLVELANSWPRSLAERVTVNPRAHGELLTPQLLEVLAEGGHGLADVDAIVVGAGPGPFTGLRVGMVTAAALGHAAGTRVHPVSSLDAMAAQVADTSPVLVLTDARRKEVYWATYGSAGEHGARQRLTAPAVNSPSDLPGKLDGSPVVSAAGESAAAHAAELGLEVVEPAHPTPEGLVAVAREELGSGADPQPLVPMYLRRPDAATPGPPKTVTVERGKT from the coding sequence GTGCTCGTCATCGCGCTGGATACCTCGACCCCCGCGGTAACCGCGGGGCTGGTCGAGCTCGCGAACTCCTGGCCGCGTTCCCTGGCCGAGCGCGTAACGGTCAATCCGCGCGCCCACGGTGAACTGCTGACCCCCCAACTGCTCGAGGTGCTCGCGGAAGGTGGGCACGGCCTCGCCGATGTGGACGCGATCGTCGTCGGCGCGGGCCCGGGTCCGTTCACCGGATTGCGCGTCGGCATGGTCACCGCCGCGGCGCTGGGCCACGCGGCGGGGACGAGGGTCCACCCCGTGAGCAGCCTGGACGCCATGGCGGCCCAGGTCGCCGACACCTCCCCGGTCCTGGTGCTGACCGACGCGCGCCGCAAGGAGGTCTACTGGGCCACCTACGGATCCGCCGGGGAGCACGGCGCGCGGCAACGGCTGACCGCGCCCGCAGTGAACAGCCCCTCCGATCTGCCGGGGAAGCTGGACGGGAGCCCGGTGGTCTCCGCAGCGGGGGAGTCGGCCGCCGCGCACGCGGCGGAACTGGGACTCGAAGTGGTCGAACCCGCCCATCCCACGCCGGAGGGGCTGGTGGCCGTCGCGCGGGAGGAGCTCGGGTCCGGGGCCGATCCGCAACCGTTGGTGCCGATGTACCTGCGCAGGCCGGATGCGGCCACGCCGGGCCCGCCCAAGACGGTGACGGTCGAGCGAGGGAAGACGTGA
- the rimI gene encoding ribosomal protein S18-alanine N-acetyltransferase: MDPFVAKLRRKDVARCAELERGLFPTDDPWPEGAFTAALDRGDFYIGAYDSADALIGYAGLAFVAKGPRAEAEVHTIAVTPEVQGGGVGKKLLRRLLDRADEERAQVFLEVRTDNEAAIALYRRHDFEVVGVRKRYYQPSGADAYTMRRPAQSAEQEGGAV; the protein is encoded by the coding sequence ATCGACCCCTTCGTGGCGAAGCTCCGCAGGAAGGACGTCGCGCGTTGCGCCGAGCTGGAACGCGGACTCTTCCCCACGGACGATCCCTGGCCCGAGGGTGCCTTCACGGCGGCGCTCGACCGCGGGGACTTCTACATCGGCGCCTACGACTCCGCCGACGCCCTGATCGGCTACGCCGGGCTGGCCTTCGTGGCCAAGGGCCCCAGGGCGGAGGCCGAGGTGCACACGATCGCCGTGACCCCGGAGGTGCAGGGCGGGGGCGTCGGGAAGAAGCTGCTGCGCAGGCTGCTCGACCGTGCCGACGAGGAGCGTGCGCAGGTGTTCCTGGAAGTGCGCACTGACAACGAAGCGGCGATAGCGCTCTACCGGCGGCACGATTTCGAGGTGGTCGGGGTGCGCAAGCGCTACTACCAGCCGTCCGGGGCCGACGCTTACACCATGCGGCGCCCGGCGCAGTCGGCTGAGCAGGAAGGTGGAGCGGTATGA